In Legionella israelensis, the genomic window CCAGCGGCCTGATTACCGGATATTGGGGGTTATTAGTCAGTAATATTTTTCAGCATGGAACGTTGACAACCATCATGCTTGGACTTATTAGTCTTTATTATTTTGCCGGCATCTTTCTTGGTGTTTTCCCAGGCAAAAAAGGCGTCTCCTGGGAAGGACATCTCTTTGGTTTACTGGCAGGTTTTTTCACAAGCTACATAATGTCAAACAACCTGATTTTATTTAATCATTGATTTTTTTCAGAAAATGATGAAAATCATTGTCACGATTCCATGAACTCTATGCTATGCTAAAAATATATCTTTTTACAGGATATTAAAATATGTCATCCATCAAACAACTCCTGATGTTTACTGTATTGAGTATTACCGCCCTTGCGGCTTTCGCCAGTGGAAATTGCAGCGGATGTTGCAATGGTATGGGCGGCATACGCTACTGTGATTCCTCTGCAGGTCGTTTTGTTTGCAATAATGGATATTACTCATCCTGTTACTGTACACGCCATGCAGTTATGGACTTGCAAAAAATCATGGGTTGCTGTTTGTGGCATGGCGGTGTTTTACGTAGTGATGATGGTGCCGGAGTAGTCATTTGTCGCGACGGAACCATATCTGAAACCTGTTCTTTGCACACTGGGACAGCTTGTATCGCTACCTCATCCTGGTAAAACAAGTATCTCACATTTCTTCGAGACAGCAAT contains:
- a CDS encoding neurogenic locus notch — translated: MSSIKQLLMFTVLSITALAAFASGNCSGCCNGMGGIRYCDSSAGRFVCNNGYYSSCYCTRHAVMDLQKIMGCCLWHGGVLRSDDGAGVVICRDGTISETCSLHTGTACIATSSW